A region of Candidatus Hydrogenedentota bacterium DNA encodes the following proteins:
- a CDS encoding ABC transporter ATP-binding protein: MNADESDLSNDAPIIELRGVTRTYGMGTATVDALGGVDLDIYRGEFVAVMGPSGSGKSTCMNILGCLDTPTGGSYRFCGVEVGKLSRNQRALLRRHYLGFVFQGFNLLHRTSALENVELPLIYRGEKALTRHRRALQTMAQVGLTGWEHHTPSELSGGQQQRVAIARALITEPLVLLADEPTGNLDSKRSIEIMELLTALNAEQGITIVMVTHEPDMAKFARRTVHFKDGVIENDHQHREAVPC; the protein is encoded by the coding sequence ATGAACGCCGACGAGTCAGACCTAAGCAACGACGCGCCCATTATCGAATTGCGCGGTGTCACCAGGACGTACGGTATGGGCACGGCCACTGTCGACGCGCTGGGCGGAGTAGATCTCGACATCTACCGCGGCGAGTTCGTGGCGGTCATGGGGCCCAGCGGGTCAGGTAAGAGCACCTGCATGAACATACTTGGCTGCCTCGACACACCGACCGGGGGATCGTACCGGTTTTGCGGCGTGGAGGTGGGCAAGCTGTCACGCAACCAGCGCGCGTTGTTGCGCAGGCATTATCTCGGTTTTGTGTTTCAGGGATTCAACCTGCTGCATCGAACATCCGCGTTGGAAAACGTGGAGCTTCCGTTGATCTACCGCGGCGAGAAAGCGCTGACTCGGCATCGGCGCGCCCTGCAAACCATGGCGCAAGTCGGCCTGACCGGGTGGGAACATCACACGCCAAGCGAGCTCTCCGGAGGTCAGCAGCAGCGTGTTGCGATCGCGCGCGCGCTCATTACCGAACCGCTCGTGTTGCTTGCGGACGAACCCACCGGAAACCTGGACTCCAAGCGCAGCATCGAGATCATGGAGCTTCTCACCGCGCTCAACGCCGAGCAGGGAATCACCATCGTCATGGTGACGCACGAGCCCGACATGGCCAAGTTCGCGCGGAGGACCGTGCACTTCAAAGATGGGGTCATCGAGAATGACCACCAGCATCGGGAGGCCGTGCCATGCTAA
- a CDS encoding CerR family C-terminal domain-containing protein — MTERTKGLETRQRILEEACKVFGEKGFRDATHADICSRAGANVAAINYYFGTKENLYRAVFEHLSERSEVLYPFGEGLSEDAAPEVRLYAFIHAFLGRVFDQEELMQLHHIRMAEMFASTGLLDDLMERHLASVAVHISGILQLLLGPGASARDLEWCGMCVVGQCLIGAYGPQDDKHRHMLNFSAADLDSLAEHIHRFSLAGIEAIRQRSNAHAEKGHLPLESTRTELETDDEQSQ; from the coding sequence ATGACCGAACGAACGAAGGGATTGGAGACACGCCAGCGCATCCTTGAAGAGGCATGTAAAGTATTTGGTGAGAAGGGTTTCCGTGATGCGACGCATGCGGATATCTGCAGCCGGGCCGGGGCAAATGTGGCAGCCATCAATTACTACTTCGGCACCAAGGAGAACCTGTACCGGGCGGTCTTTGAGCATCTGTCAGAACGCTCAGAAGTCCTTTATCCCTTTGGAGAAGGCCTTTCCGAGGACGCAGCCCCGGAAGTGCGCCTCTACGCGTTTATCCATGCGTTTCTTGGCCGGGTCTTTGACCAGGAAGAACTTATGCAACTTCACCACATCCGGATGGCCGAGATGTTCGCGTCCACGGGCCTCCTGGACGATCTCATGGAGCGGCATCTTGCCAGCGTCGCCGTCCACATTAGCGGGATCCTTCAACTGCTTCTGGGTCCCGGTGCCTCCGCACGAGACCTGGAATGGTGCGGAATGTGCGTCGTGGGCCAGTGCCTGATAGGTGCGTACGGTCCGCAAGACGACAAGCATAGGCATATGTTGAATTTCAGCGCGGCAGACTTGGACTCCCTAGCCGAGCACATCCATCGCTTTTCGCTAGCAGGAATCGAGGCCATTCGCCAAAGGAGTAATGCTCACGCGGAAAAGGGACACCTTCCATTAGAGTCAACTCGAACTGAATTGGAAACAGACGATGAGCAATCCCAATAG
- a CDS encoding efflux RND transporter periplasmic adaptor subunit, which yields MSNPNSIKTAEVAKTLGVGAHGRKHRLRRFVIWLVILAAAAGASVPLFNSNGKEVVQYETQPVTRGKIVMTVSATGTLEPIKEVEVGIEVSGTIESVEVDYNDLVKVGQVLARLDTSKLEAQTLQSESALKSAKAKLLQAQATVQEAQAQMARLEEVRRLSEGKMPSQYEIDSQKATLARAKADEESAKASVAQSQATLDANRSDLGKAVVHSPIDGVVLTKSVEPGQTVAAQFESPVLFTLAEDLAKMELQVDVDEADVGKVKEGQEATFTVDAYPDKKFPARTAQVRYGSETVDGVVTYKAVLEVDNSDLSLRPGMTATAVITVDKRDDAVLVPNAALRFAPPVVEEQEDSGGSILSKILPHPPQSEKTVSEDPSTKGTEQLVYFVRDGQLTSVEIKKGLSDGVHTEVVEGRLEPGTELVTDMPGNVS from the coding sequence ATGAGCAATCCCAATAGCATCAAGACCGCGGAAGTCGCCAAGACGCTGGGCGTGGGCGCGCACGGACGCAAGCACCGGTTACGCCGCTTTGTGATCTGGCTTGTGATACTGGCGGCAGCCGCAGGGGCCTCGGTCCCGCTGTTCAATAGCAACGGCAAAGAAGTTGTGCAGTACGAAACGCAGCCGGTTACGCGCGGCAAGATCGTGATGACCGTTAGTGCCACGGGCACCTTGGAACCGATCAAGGAAGTGGAAGTCGGCATCGAAGTCTCGGGCACCATCGAATCGGTCGAAGTGGATTACAACGACCTGGTGAAAGTAGGCCAAGTGCTGGCGCGCCTGGACACCTCGAAACTGGAAGCGCAGACGTTGCAGTCGGAATCGGCGCTGAAGTCGGCAAAGGCAAAGCTGCTTCAGGCCCAGGCCACGGTTCAGGAAGCGCAAGCGCAGATGGCGCGCCTGGAGGAAGTCCGCCGGTTAAGCGAAGGAAAGATGCCTTCGCAGTACGAGATCGATTCGCAGAAGGCGACGCTGGCGCGCGCAAAGGCCGACGAGGAAAGCGCAAAGGCTTCCGTCGCGCAGTCGCAAGCCACGCTGGACGCGAATCGCTCGGATCTTGGCAAAGCCGTGGTCCACTCTCCGATCGATGGCGTTGTATTGACGAAGTCGGTTGAACCCGGACAGACCGTGGCGGCGCAGTTCGAATCGCCCGTTCTGTTCACCCTCGCCGAAGACCTCGCGAAAATGGAGCTGCAGGTGGATGTGGACGAGGCGGACGTTGGCAAAGTGAAAGAAGGCCAGGAAGCCACGTTCACGGTCGACGCCTATCCGGATAAGAAGTTTCCCGCGCGCACGGCTCAAGTGCGATATGGTTCGGAGACGGTGGACGGCGTTGTGACGTACAAGGCGGTCTTGGAGGTGGACAACTCCGACCTTTCCCTGCGCCCCGGCATGACGGCGACTGCGGTCATCACGGTCGACAAGCGCGACGACGCCGTGCTTGTGCCCAATGCCGCATTGCGATTTGCGCCGCCGGTAGTCGAAGAGCAGGAAGACTCGGGCGGCAGTATCCTTAGCAAGATTCTCCCGCATCCTCCTCAGAGCGAAAAGACGGTTAGTGAAGACCCCAGCACGAAAGGCACGGAGCAACTCGTGTATTTCGTACGCGACGGTCAATTGACATCGGTTGAGATCAAGAAGGGACTGAGCGACGGCGTTCATACGGAAGTGGTCGAAGGAAGGCTGGAGCCGGGCACGGAACTGGTCACCGATATGCCGGGGAATGTGTCATGA